A window of the Henckelia pumila isolate YLH828 chromosome 3, ASM3356847v2, whole genome shotgun sequence genome harbors these coding sequences:
- the LOC140890249 gene encoding probable LRR receptor-like serine/threonine-protein kinase At3g47570, with the protein MSSIRHRNLVKVITSCSNLDFKALVLAYIPNGDLDKWLYSPELSLTFVQRLGIMIDVASAIEYLHLGYSFPIVHCDLKPSNILMDEDMIAYVGDFGIAKLLTEEQRMEQTKTLGTIGYMAPEYGSTGTVSTMSDVYSYGILLMETFTGKKPTDEMFSAELTLKKWVSESFRGDIMQIVNNPLLNSDGEIGISKYEKCLIISILQVALECVTEIPNLRLKMNDVVSKLQKIKTEFLP; encoded by the exons ATGAGTAGCATTCGTCATAGAAATCTAGTTAAGGTCATTACCAGTTGCTCCAACCTCGATTTCAAGGCTTTGGTGTTGGCATATATTCCCAACGGAGACCTCGACAAATGGCTCTACTCACCTGAATTATCCTTAACTTTTGTTCAAAGATTGGGAATCATGATAGACGTCGCATCCGCAATAGAGTATCTGCATCTTGGGTATTCCTTCCCCATCGTGCATTGCGATTTGAAGCCAAGTAATATCCTCATGGATGAAGATATGATTGCATACGTAGGTGACTTTGGCATAGCCAAACTCCTCACAGAAGAACAGAGAATGGAGCAAACTAAAACTCTGGGTACAATTGGGTATATGGCTCCAG AGTATGGATCCACGGGTACAGTTTCGACCATGTCGGATGTTTATAGCTATGGGATTTTGTTGATGGAAACATTTACAGGAAAGAAGCCAACCGACGAGATGTTTTCGGCTGAGTTGACATTAAAAAAATGGGTGTCTGAATCTTTTCGCGGTGATATAATGCAGATAGTCAACAACCCTTTGTTGAATTCAGATGGAGAGATCGGTATAAGTAAATATGAGAAGTGCTTGATCATATCGATCTTACAGGTCGCCCTAGAATGTGTAACAGAGATTCCTAACTTGAGGCTTAAAATGAACGACGTTGTATCGAAGCTCCAGAAGATCAAAACCGAATTTCTTCCCTAG
- the LOC140890250 gene encoding uncharacterized protein translates to MIIRKVLIVVVLCLNLIIICGGADDESSLLAIKAHLASDSLAKNWTQGTNFCTWIGIICGRKHLRVTGLNLFNMGLQGTIPLQISNLSFLTFLDISNNSFSSQIPDGIWNLRRLRVMNMRYNQLSGPIPSSLGSLSNLESLNLRGNSLSGTVPWSRFYFSKLRAINLNQNRFTGTLPTDICHQLPNLEYLLANGNQIHGGIPKSLGECAQLKELDLASNSFSGSIPINVGNLSLLQFFSVGQNKLTGTVPSSIGNLSNLEHLAIRETNIQGNIPLELGRLWSLTWLDLTSNILSGDIPHSVFNLSKLQVIGMVHNNLSGTVPPSIGTSLPNLQQLFLGVNRFHGSIPTSISNLSTLVSLDLSSNSFTGLIPISLRNLRLLQVFNLEFNYFTNNLSIPSQDFLTSLANCKNLKIISFDHNPISGMLPKSIGSNNLSASVVRLLAHSCEIKGRIPEEIGNLSSLIGLTIADNELIGVIPETLQRLTNLQLFAVNENKLEGSIPLGFCNLKNMYAANFSENIMSGNLPSCLGSLPFLKIIDVSVNAFNASIPTTFWLNKGIQQVYLSKNFFDGSISEEIGNMESLMELYLSENQLSGRIPTSIGKLQSLKHVALSNNRFDGEIPDSFADLKALEYLDLSLNNLSGSIPLLVETLPNLDYFNVSFNQLSGEIPNGGNFVNFTADSFKGNKDLCGASRLKVKPCKENIVTQKPSSNKRLLRFILPPILSIAVVATIVILYLKCGGRKTIFFPTLPNVPSSILNRISYHEIVRATNNFDQGNLIGSGSYGLVYKGLFSDEKTYAVKS, encoded by the exons atgatCATAAGAAAAGTTTTGATAGTAGTGGTACTCTGTCTCAATTTGATTATAATTTGCGGGGGGGCAGACGATGAGTCATCCCTTCTGGCCATCAAGGCTCATTTAGCCTCCGACTCCTTGGCTAAAAACTGGACGCAGGGGACCAACTTCTGTACCTGGATTGGCATCATCTGCGGCCGGAAGCACCTCAGAGTCACTGGTTTGAATCTCTTCAACATGGGTTTACAAGGAACCATTCCACTACAAATCAGCAATCTGTCTTTTTTGACATTCTTGGACATAAGCAACAACAGCTTCAGCAGCCAAATCCCAGATGGGATCTGGAATCTGAGACGGCTCCGTGTTATGAACATGAGATACAATCAGCTTAGTGGTCCCATCCCGTCGAGTTTGGGTTCGTTATCCAATCTTGAATCTCTAAACTTGCGAGGGAATTCTCTCTCTGGCACAGTACCATGGAGCAGATTCTACTTTTCTAAGCTCAGAGCAATTAATCTGAATCAGAACCGATTCACTGGAACACTGCCTACAGACATTTGCCACCAATTACCAAACTTAGAATATTTACTGGCTAATGGAAATCAAATACATGGGGGCATCCCAAAATCTTTAGGTGAATGTGCACAGCTAAAAGAACTGGACTTGGCAAGCAATAGCTTCAGCGGAAGCATCCCCATCAATGTTGGAAACTTGTCTCTGCTCCAGTTTTTCTCTGTTGGACAAAATAAACTGACAG GCACAGTTCCATCGTCGATTGGCAATTTGTCAAATTTAGAGCATTTAGCTATAAGGGAAACCAATATCCAAGGAAACATTCCCTTGGAACTGGGACGTTTATGGAGTTTAACATGGCTGGATTTGACATCCAACATATTGAGCGGTGACATCCCACACTCTGTTTTCAATCTCTCCAAATTGCAAGTAATTGGAATGGTACACAATAATCTATCTGGCACTGTCCCTCCTTCCATCGGCACAAGTCTTCCGAATCTTCAACAACTTTTTCTTGGCGTAAATCGATTCCATGGAAGCATCCCGACTTCTATTTCAAATCTCTCCACACTCGTTTCTCTCGATCTCTCTTCCAACTCTTTCACTGGCCTCATACCAATATCTCTCAGGAATCTACGCCTGCTTCAAGTTTTTAAtttggaatttaattatttcaccAACAATTTATCCATACCAAGTCAAGATTTTTTGACGTCGCTTGCAAATTGCAAGAATCTCAAGATAATTAGCTTTGACCATAATCCCATAAGCGGAATGCTTCCGAAATCTATTGGGTCCAACAATCTTTCTGCATCTGTAGTTCGTTTACTTGCCCATTCTTGCGAGATCAAAGGCAGAATCCCGGAAGAAATCGGGAATCTTAGCAGCTTGATTGGGTTAACAATTGCAGATAATGAGTTAATCGGTGTGATTCCTGAGACTCTGCAACGTTTAACCAACTTGCAGCTATTTGCAGTGAATGAAAATAAGCTGGAGGGTTCCATCCCTCTTGGCTTTTGCAATCTGAAAAACATGTATGCTGCAAATTTTTCGGAGAATATCATGTCTGGAAATCTACCAAGTTGTTTAGGGTCTCTACCATTCCTGAAAATAATAGATGTTTCGGTTAATGCCTTCAATGCTAGCATTCCCACTACTTTTTGGTTGAATAAGGGGATTCAACAAGTATATTTGTCTAAAAACTTTTTCGATGGTTCCATATCCGAAGAAATAGGAAATATGGAGAGCTTGATGGAGTTATATTTATCTGAAAATCAACTCTCTGGAAGAATTCCAACAAGTATCGGGAAGCTTCAGAGTCTAAAACATGTAGCATTATCAAATAACAGGTTCGATGGCGAAATACCGGATTCTTTTGCGGACTTGAAGGCCTTGGAATACTTGGACCTATCCCTCAACAATCTCTCTGGTTCAATTCCCCTATTGGTGGAGACACTTCCAAATCTCGATTACTTCAATGTTTCCTTCAATCAACTCAGCGGTGAAATTCCAAATGGAGGGAATTTTGTCAACTTTACGGCTGATTCTTTCAAAGGTAATAAAGATTTGTGTGGAGCTTCTCGACTCAAGGTCAAGCCATGCAAAGAAAATATTGTCACGCAAAAACCATCAAGTAACAAGAGGCTTTTAAGGTTCATACTGCCACCGATTCTTTCAATTGCTGTTGTTGCCACAATCGTAATCTTGTATCTAAAATGTGGTGGTAGAAAGACCATATTTTTTCCAACTCTGCCCAATGTGCCTAGCAGCATACTCAACAGAATATCATATCATGAAATTGTTCGAGCCACCAACAACTTCGATCAAGGAAATTTGATTGGAAGTGGAAGCTACGGCTTGGTGTATAAAGGGTTGTTTTCTGATGAGAAGACATATGCTGTCAAGTCT